In Persicimonas caeni, a single window of DNA contains:
- a CDS encoding cytochrome ubiquinol oxidase subunit I has protein sequence MEDLLAARAQMAMSLAFHIIFAAVGMAMPLFMIIAEGKWIRTGDPVYKELAMRWAKGTAIIFAVGAVSGTVLSFELGLLWPTFMEHAGPVIGMPFSMEGFAFFTEAIFLGLWLYGWDKIPPKWHWACGLMVAISGTLSGIFVTTANAWMNAPAGFDYVDGQFVNIDWFEAMFNPMWFSQCFHMVIAAFQAVAFVVLGIHGAMLLRDKDNLFHRHAASIALAIALVTSIAQPIMGDVIAKDTAQAQPVKLAAMEGQFETETGAPLRIGGIPDEEAGETTHAIEIPYALSFLAYGDIDAEVKGLNDFPRDVWPPVAIVHYAFQIMVALGMWMLFVSVLGAFLAWRRKRLPDDRWYLWLLVITAPMGFIAIEAGWTVTEVGRQPWIIQGFMRTAEAVTPMPNLVVPFTAFTILYLILFVIVIYLLKRHVFQSPEAEELEEMSREAK, from the coding sequence ATGGAAGATCTGCTCGCCGCCCGCGCCCAGATGGCGATGTCCCTCGCCTTCCACATCATCTTCGCCGCCGTCGGCATGGCGATGCCGTTGTTTATGATCATCGCCGAGGGCAAATGGATTCGCACCGGCGACCCCGTCTACAAAGAGCTGGCCATGCGCTGGGCCAAAGGCACCGCGATCATCTTCGCGGTGGGCGCCGTCTCCGGCACCGTGCTCTCCTTCGAGCTCGGCCTTCTATGGCCGACGTTCATGGAGCACGCCGGCCCGGTCATCGGCATGCCCTTCTCGATGGAGGGGTTTGCGTTCTTCACCGAGGCCATCTTTTTGGGGTTGTGGCTGTATGGCTGGGACAAGATCCCGCCCAAATGGCACTGGGCCTGCGGGTTGATGGTGGCCATCTCGGGAACCCTGTCGGGTATCTTCGTGACCACGGCCAACGCCTGGATGAACGCGCCGGCGGGCTTTGACTACGTCGACGGCCAATTCGTCAACATCGACTGGTTCGAGGCGATGTTCAACCCGATGTGGTTCAGCCAATGCTTCCACATGGTCATCGCCGCCTTCCAGGCCGTCGCCTTCGTGGTGTTGGGCATCCACGGGGCGATGCTGCTGCGCGACAAAGACAACCTGTTCCACCGCCACGCCGCCAGCATCGCGCTGGCCATCGCCCTGGTCACCTCCATCGCCCAGCCAATCATGGGCGACGTCATCGCCAAAGACACCGCCCAGGCCCAGCCGGTCAAGCTGGCCGCCATGGAGGGTCAATTCGAGACCGAAACGGGCGCGCCGCTTCGTATCGGCGGCATCCCCGACGAAGAAGCCGGCGAGACGACGCACGCCATCGAGATTCCCTACGCGCTCAGCTTCTTGGCCTACGGCGACATCGACGCCGAGGTCAAAGGCCTCAACGACTTCCCGCGTGACGTCTGGCCGCCGGTGGCCATCGTCCACTACGCGTTCCAGATCATGGTCGCCCTGGGCATGTGGATGCTGTTTGTGAGCGTGCTGGGGGCGTTTCTGGCCTGGCGGCGCAAACGACTGCCCGACGACCGGTGGTATTTGTGGCTGCTCGTCATCACCGCGCCGATGGGCTTTATCGCCATCGAGGCGGGCTGGACGGTCACCGAGGTCGGCCGTCAGCCGTGGATCATCCAGGGGTTCATGCGCACCGCCGAGGCGGTCACGCCGATGCCCAACCTGGTGGTGCCGTTTACCGCCTTTACGATCCTGTACCTGATCTTGTTCGTCATCGTCATTTACCTGCTCAAACGCCACGTCTTCCAGAGCCCGGAGGCCGAGGAACTCGAGGAGATGTCGAGGGAGGCCAAATGA
- a CDS encoding succinate dehydrogenase cytochrome b subunit, with product MFSLKKALRSGVARKLINGVTALGLVGFIVVHLLGNLAIFAPDKGEAFNAYSAALHDLGIGLYVLEIGLLAFFGFHAFYGIKLWLQNRKARDQRYAVKQKSKRGPSKFNLASVNMALSGLILLVFVVVHVAQFRFGLFTDTAQYENTGPTGKVFDLYGLVVDTFAHPGWVAFYCGAVLFLGFHLRHGAWSMLQTLGAMNSKWSQAIYGIGALIAVLLAAGFFVLPLYIYFFIH from the coding sequence ATGTTCTCACTGAAAAAAGCATTGAGATCGGGAGTCGCGCGCAAGCTTATCAACGGTGTGACTGCCCTTGGTTTGGTCGGCTTTATCGTCGTCCACCTTCTAGGAAACCTGGCCATCTTCGCGCCAGACAAGGGCGAGGCGTTCAACGCCTATTCCGCCGCGCTGCACGACTTGGGCATCGGTCTGTATGTCCTCGAAATCGGCCTGCTCGCCTTCTTTGGCTTCCACGCGTTCTACGGCATCAAGCTGTGGTTGCAAAACCGAAAGGCGCGTGACCAGCGCTACGCGGTCAAGCAGAAGTCGAAGCGTGGCCCCAGCAAGTTCAACCTGGCGTCGGTCAACATGGCGCTGTCGGGCTTGATTTTGCTGGTTTTCGTGGTCGTGCACGTCGCCCAGTTCCGCTTCGGGCTGTTCACCGACACCGCACAGTACGAGAATACCGGACCGACCGGCAAGGTCTTTGACCTGTACGGCTTGGTGGTCGACACCTTCGCGCATCCCGGTTGGGTGGCGTTCTACTGCGGTGCGGTGCTCTTCCTGGGCTTCCACCTGCGCCACGGCGCCTGGAGCATGCTGCAGACCCTCGGCGCCATGAACTCGAAGTGGTCCCAGGCCATCTACGGCATCGGCGCGCTGATCGCGGTGCTGCTGGCCGCCGGCTTCTTCGTGCTGCCGCTCTACATCTACTTCTTCATCCACTGA